One window from the genome of Zonotrichia leucophrys gambelii isolate GWCS_2022_RI chromosome 27, RI_Zleu_2.0, whole genome shotgun sequence encodes:
- the LOC135458641 gene encoding keratin, type I cytoskeletal 14-like, whose product MSTTVRQYSSSTSLKGFGSLGGGSSRVSSVRVGAGGYRAPSVHGGSGSYSVSSRTVSGLGSAFGGSYCSSAGGALGGGFGGAYGAGFGAGFAGGFGGFGGGDGILPAGEKETMQNLNDRLANYLDKVRALEEANTDLEVKIREWYKKQAPGPDRDYSPYYRTIEELRNKVLAATVDNSNLLLQIDNARLTADDFRTKFESEQALRMSVESDINGLRRVLDELTLSRADLEMQIENLKEELAYLKKNHEEEMTALRGQVGGEISVEMDAAPGIDLTKILAEMREQYESLAEKNRRDAEQWFFSKTEELNREVAINTEQLQSGKTEITELRRTIQSLEIDLQSQLSTKAALEGTLADTEARYGTQLAQLQMLITGVEEQLAELRCDMERQNHEYRVLLDVKCRLEQEIATYRRLLEGEDAHMSSHYISQPVKEGPVTTRQIRTIFEEVQDGKVISSREQITQAAH is encoded by the exons ATGAGCACCACTGTCCGCCAATACTCGTCCTCCACGTCCCTCAAGGGCTTCGGCAGCCTGGGGGGAGGCTCCAGCAGGGTCTCGTCCGTGCGTGTCGGGGCCGGGGGGTACCGGGCCCCCAGCGTGCACGGCGGCTCCGGCAGCTACTCCGTGTCCTCCCGCACGGTCTCGGGGCTCGGCAGCGCCTTCGGGGGCAGCTACTGCAGCAGCGCAGGAGGGGCCCTGGGCGGCGGCTTTGGGGGCGCCTATGGGGCCGGCTTTGGGGCCGGCTTTGCGGGGGGATTTGGAGGCTTTGGGGGCGGCGATGGCATCCTGCCCGCGGGGGAGAAGGAGACCATGCAGAACCTCAACGACCGCCTGGCCAATTACCTGGACAAGGTGCGAGCCCTGGAGGAGGCCAACACCGACCTGGAGGTGAAGATCAGGGAGTGGTACAAGAAGCAGGCGCCTGGTCCTGACCGTGACTACAGCCCCTACTACAGGACTATCGAGGAGCTCAGGAACAAG GTGCTGGCGGCCACAGTGGACAATTCCAACCTCCTGCTGCAGATTGACAATGCCAGGCTGACAGCAGATGACTTCAGGACTAA GTTTGAGTCGGAGCAGGCTCTGCGCATGAGTGTGGAGTCCGACATCAACGGCCTGCGCCGGGTCCTGGACGAGCTGACCCTGTCCAGAGCTGACCTGGAGATGCAGATTGAGAACCTGAAGGAGGAGCTGGCTTATCTGAAGAAGAACCACGAGGAG GAAATGACTGCCCTGCGTGGGCAGGTGGGTGGGGAGATCAGCGTGGAGATGGACGCTGCTCCTGGCATCGACCTGACCAAGATCCTGGCGGAGATGCGGGAGCAGTACGAGAGCCTGGCGGAGAAGAACCGCAGGGACGCCGAGCAGTGGTTCTTCAGCAAg ACAGAAGAGCTGAACCGGGAGGTGGCCATCAACacggagcagctgcagagcggCAAGACGGAGATCACGGAGCTGCGGCGCACGATCCAGAGCCTGGAGATCGACCTGCAGTCGCAGCTCAGCACG AAAGCGGCGCTGGAGGGCACCCTGGCCGACACCGAGGCGCGCTACGGCACCcagctggcccagctgcagATGCTGATCACGGGCGTGGAGGAGCAGCTGGCCGAGCTGCGCTGCGACATGGAGCGCCAGAACCACGAGTACAGGGTCCTGCTGGACGTCAAGTGCCGCCTGGAGCAGGAGATCGCCACGTACCGCCGGCTGCTGGAGGGAGAGGACGCCCA CATGTCTTCCCACTACATCTCGCAGCCTGTGAAAGAAG GACCAGTAACCACCCGCCAGATCCGCACCATCTTCGAGGAGGTCCAGGATGGGAAGGTGATCTCCTCCCGGGAGCAGATCACCCAGGCTGCCCACTGA